One region of Spiroplasma culicicola AES-1 genomic DNA includes:
- a CDS encoding DnaJ domain-containing protein, producing the protein MGWKKDFKKFKKEQFKKSSIFDYSHGESSIIEWQRSFESVDFYNVDNLLTIIQEFNKEIKEQESLQQYPEVLENGYDWLLNEINTKEHFESYPCHSYFKNVYEQIAMQNGHFAACLLTTALTKFTYYTTLKFWKVFNFTFANKNINDPNLGRLFEVMQRTGLDAVEGIINKALLLMDDKEIIPYKQHLLVEEIIDLGDEFTYHWSRMLDQAIDLTIEAFNFEAEYGSTNTYSYTNTSNFNSNQEDFEDFFEKTKTMVFNDEVNEAFNYFGISKLEKPEIFKKVYRKLAKQYHPDVNPDPGAANEMKKINVFKTIVEQYYEKYDLI; encoded by the coding sequence ATGGGATGAAAAAAGGATTTTAAAAAGTTCAAAAAAGAGCAATTTAAAAAATCATCAATTTTTGACTATTCTCACGGAGAATCAAGCATTATTGAATGACAACGTTCATTTGAAAGTGTTGATTTTTATAATGTTGATAATTTACTAACTATAATTCAAGAGTTTAATAAAGAAATTAAAGAACAAGAAAGTCTTCAACAATATCCAGAAGTATTAGAAAATGGATATGATTGATTATTAAATGAAATAAATACTAAGGAACACTTTGAAAGTTATCCTTGTCACAGTTATTTTAAAAATGTTTATGAACAAATTGCGATGCAAAATGGCCATTTTGCTGCATGTCTATTAACAACAGCTTTAACTAAATTTACATATTATACAACTTTAAAATTTTGAAAAGTATTTAACTTTACATTTGCAAATAAAAACATTAATGATCCAAATTTAGGAAGATTATTTGAAGTAATGCAAAGAACTGGACTTGATGCAGTTGAAGGAATTATTAATAAAGCGCTTTTATTAATGGATGATAAGGAAATAATTCCTTATAAGCAACATTTATTAGTTGAAGAAATTATTGATTTAGGTGATGAATTTACTTATCACTGAAGTCGTATGTTAGATCAAGCAATTGATTTAACAATTGAAGCATTTAACTTTGAAGCTGAATATGGGAGCACAAATACTTATAGTTACACAAATACAAGTAACTTTAATAGTAATCAAGAAGATTTTGAAGATTTCTTTGAAAAAACTAAAACTATGGTATTCAATGATGAAGTCAATGAGGCATTTAATTATTTTGGTATTAGTAAATTAGAAAAACCAGAAATATTTAAAAAAGTTTATCGCAAACTGGCAAAACAATATCACCCAGATGTTAATCCAGATCCAGGTGCTGCAAACGAAATGAAAAAAATTAATGTATTTAAAACTATTGTTGAACAATATTATGAGAAATATGACTTAATTTAG
- a CDS encoding YgjP-like metallopeptidase domain-containing protein: MLKIKKTLSHKGNKIEYSVTYREQKYIRLKIIDQDIQVSSPLQAQDWEIEQLIYRNISKINKIIEFREKTKKVIIANPGSIKIFDIKNEAYFSDPIKEDFKLAFKTYENDDLTVKHMYKKLSNLYFSEFEKVIHKWLNIMQLELKNLSVKEMKGKWGVCYPEKSKVVLNIKLLHYPKEALEYVTVHELSHLVHKNHSRDFWYHVEKFLPKYKEYSGLLKLSI, encoded by the coding sequence ATGCTAAAAATAAAAAAAACACTAAGTCACAAGGGTAATAAAATTGAATACAGTGTTACTTATCGAGAACAAAAATATATTCGTTTAAAGATTATTGATCAAGATATTCAAGTTTCAAGTCCTTTGCAAGCACAAGACTGAGAAATTGAACAATTAATTTATCGCAATATTTCAAAAATTAATAAGATTATTGAATTTCGTGAAAAAACAAAAAAAGTTATTATCGCCAATCCAGGAAGCATCAAAATATTTGATATTAAAAATGAAGCATATTTTAGTGATCCAATTAAAGAAGATTTTAAATTAGCATTTAAAACTTATGAAAATGATGATTTAACAGTAAAACATATGTATAAAAAATTATCAAATTTATATTTTAGTGAATTTGAAAAAGTAATACATAAATGACTTAATATTATGCAATTAGAACTGAAAAATTTGTCTGTCAAAGAAATGAAAGGCAAATGAGGAGTTTGTTATCCTGAAAAATCAAAAGTTGTTTTAAATATTAAATTACTGCATTATCCAAAAGAAGCACTTGAATATGTGACTGTGCATGAATTAAGTCACTTAGTACATAAGAATCATTCACGTGATTTTTGATACCATGTTGAAAAGTTTTTACCAAAGTACAAAGAATACAGCGGACTTTTAAAACTATCAATTTAG